The Thermus brockianus genome window below encodes:
- the rpmB gene encoding 50S ribosomal protein L28 has product MAKVCEISGKRPIVANSIQRRGKAKREGGVGKKTTGISKRRQYPNLQKVRVKVAGQEITFRVATSHIPKVYELLERAKGLKLEGLSAKEIKERLLKLL; this is encoded by the coding sequence ATGGCTAAGGTGTGTGAGATTAGCGGAAAGCGGCCCATCGTGGCCAACAGCATCCAGAGGCGGGGTAAGGCCAAGCGGGAAGGGGGCGTGGGCAAGAAGACCACGGGGATTTCCAAGCGGCGCCAGTACCCCAACCTGCAGAAGGTGCGGGTGAAGGTGGCCGGCCAGGAGATCACCTTCCGCGTGGCCACGAGCCACATCCCCAAGGTCTACGAGCTTTTGGAAAGGGCCAAGGGCCTTAAGCTGGAGGGCCTTTCCGCCAAGGAGATTAAGGAAAGGCTCCTCAAGCTCCTCTAG
- a CDS encoding metallophosphoesterase: MKRSVRLLLLSDQVHPHIHSPRFPQNLPPFDLVLAAGDLPGEYLEYVASKVAVPVLFVPGNHGEEWVWEEGRKKRPGGVVNLHGRLYRHRGLLFYGIGGVPRYREGEGQLAEAELYRMALKPLLLLPRRFLRGRGVDVLLTHAPPPGPTAGEDFAHRGSGAFLLFHRLFRPRLHVHGHTPLVGANPQRRYQTPLGVEVVHAQGYALWDL, from the coding sequence ATGAAAAGAAGCGTGCGCCTCCTTCTCCTTTCCGACCAGGTCCACCCCCACATCCACTCCCCCCGCTTCCCGCAAAACCTGCCCCCCTTTGACCTGGTCCTGGCGGCGGGGGATCTGCCGGGGGAATACCTGGAGTACGTGGCCAGCAAGGTGGCGGTGCCGGTGCTTTTCGTGCCCGGCAACCACGGGGAGGAATGGGTGTGGGAAGAGGGGCGGAAGAAACGCCCCGGGGGCGTGGTGAACCTCCACGGCAGGCTCTACCGCCACCGGGGGCTCCTCTTCTACGGCATCGGGGGGGTGCCCCGGTACCGCGAAGGGGAAGGACAGCTTGCGGAAGCCGAGCTCTACCGCATGGCCCTCAAACCCTTGCTTCTCCTGCCCCGCCGGTTCCTTAGGGGCCGGGGCGTAGACGTCCTCCTCACCCACGCCCCGCCCCCGGGACCCACGGCGGGGGAGGACTTCGCCCATAGGGGAAGCGGCGCCTTCCTCCTCTTCCACCGCCTTTTCCGCCCCCGGCTCCACGTCCACGGCCACACCCCCCTCGTGGGGGCCAACCCCCAAAGGCGCTACCAAACCCCTTTGGGGGTAGAGGTGGTGCACGCCCAGGGCTATGCCCTTTGGGACCTCTAG
- a CDS encoding uracil-xanthine permease family protein encodes MTPRHLILGLQHTVAMFGATVLVPLLTGLNPAVALFTAGAGTLLFHLVTGRMVPVFLGSSFAFIAPILAAKEAGFSLAAVGGGIAAAGLVYALFALLVLLIGSERVRQVFPPVVTGPVIVVIGLTLAPVAVSMAAKDWLLAIATFLGAVVSAVFFRGLFQMIPVLMGVGVGYLLALLLGRVDLRPLGEASWFGLPSFTLASFEWGAVLLIAPVALVTVMEHIGDILTNGRVVGKDFFARPGLHRTLLGDGLATSLAGLLGGPANTTYSENTGVLAVTKVYDPLVLRIAAVFAILLSFSPKLAALLQTLPQGVLGGISMLLFGMIASVGIRTLAEAEIDFTHSRNLIVVSAVLVLGLGGAVANLGSVQVAGAAVPLKVSGMALAALAGVALNLLLPKQLEPEELATEEERLP; translated from the coding sequence ATGACGCCAAGGCACCTTATTTTGGGCCTCCAGCACACGGTGGCCATGTTCGGGGCCACGGTGCTGGTGCCCCTCCTCACCGGGCTCAACCCGGCGGTGGCCCTCTTCACCGCCGGGGCAGGCACGCTTCTCTTCCACCTGGTCACGGGGCGGATGGTTCCCGTCTTCTTGGGCTCCAGCTTCGCCTTCATCGCCCCCATCCTGGCGGCCAAGGAGGCGGGGTTTTCCCTGGCGGCGGTGGGCGGGGGCATTGCGGCGGCGGGGCTCGTCTATGCCCTTTTTGCCCTTTTGGTGCTCCTCATCGGTTCCGAAAGGGTACGGCAGGTCTTCCCCCCGGTGGTCACGGGCCCCGTCATCGTGGTCATCGGCCTCACCCTGGCCCCGGTGGCGGTCAGCATGGCGGCCAAGGACTGGCTCCTGGCCATCGCCACCTTTTTGGGCGCGGTGGTGAGCGCCGTCTTCTTCCGGGGGCTTTTCCAGATGATCCCCGTGCTGATGGGGGTAGGGGTGGGGTACCTTCTCGCCCTCCTCCTGGGCCGGGTGGACCTAAGGCCCCTGGGGGAGGCCTCCTGGTTCGGCCTTCCCAGCTTCACCCTGGCTTCCTTTGAGTGGGGAGCGGTGCTCCTCATCGCCCCCGTGGCCTTGGTCACGGTGATGGAGCACATCGGGGACATCCTCACCAACGGCCGGGTGGTGGGGAAGGACTTCTTCGCCCGCCCGGGCCTCCACCGCACCCTTTTAGGGGATGGCCTGGCCACCAGCCTGGCGGGGCTTTTGGGCGGGCCCGCCAACACCACCTATTCGGAGAACACCGGGGTCCTGGCGGTGACCAAGGTCTATGACCCCCTGGTCCTCCGCATCGCTGCGGTCTTCGCCATCCTCCTTTCCTTCTCCCCCAAGCTCGCCGCCCTCCTCCAGACCCTGCCCCAGGGGGTCCTGGGGGGGATCTCCATGCTCCTTTTCGGCATGATCGCCTCCGTGGGCATCCGCACCCTGGCGGAGGCCGAGATTGACTTCACCCATAGCCGGAACCTCATCGTGGTCTCCGCCGTTCTGGTCCTAGGCCTGGGCGGGGCCGTGGCCAACCTGGGCTCGGTGCAGGTGGCGGGGGCAGCGGTGCCCCTCAAGGTGAGCGGGATGGCCCTGGCCGCCTTGGCGGGCGTGGCCCTGAACCTCCTTTTGCCCAAGCAGCTTGAACCGGAGGAGCTGGCCACGGAGGAGGAACGCCTACCTTAG
- a CDS encoding ubiquitin-like small modifier protein 1 — protein sequence MPKVNLYATFRDLTGQSHLEVEGRTVGEVLENLVRAYPKLREELFEGEALAERVSVFLEGRDVRYLEGLSTPLSPEATLDLFPPVAGGAPEATFGALPPWLLEEYLVSWGGRKLGEGHYALPGAMVRFAEAEPLRVGSLSIPQLWVGVEGEEAEAWFNRIAFAASRGGG from the coding sequence ATGCCCAAGGTGAACCTGTACGCCACTTTCCGCGACCTCACGGGGCAAAGCCACCTGGAGGTGGAGGGCAGGACCGTGGGGGAGGTGTTGGAAAACCTGGTCCGGGCCTACCCCAAGCTAAGGGAGGAGCTTTTTGAGGGGGAGGCCTTGGCGGAGCGGGTTTCGGTCTTTTTGGAGGGGCGGGACGTGCGCTACCTGGAGGGCCTTTCCACCCCCCTTTCCCCGGAAGCCACCTTGGACCTCTTCCCGCCGGTGGCGGGCGGGGCGCCGGAGGCCACCTTCGGGGCACTTCCCCCCTGGCTTCTAGAGGAGTACCTGGTTTCCTGGGGCGGAAGGAAGCTAGGGGAAGGCCATTACGCCCTCCCCGGGGCCATGGTCCGCTTCGCCGAGGCCGAGCCCTTAAGGGTGGGAAGCCTGAGCATCCCGCAGCTTTGGGTCGGGGTGGAAGGGGAGGAGGCGGAGGCTTGGTTTAACCGCATCGCCTTCGCCGCAAGCCGCGGGGGTGGCTAG
- the lspA gene encoding signal peptidase II, whose protein sequence is MPTVLVPLLMAFDQILKLWALENLSPVPKPLLGDLLYLTLVHNSGAGFGLLQGKAPLLGWLSLSVGTVLLYLLASRRYPLGQALALSLIAAGALGNGIDRLGRGWVVDYLDLGTSIPLIAQFPVFNLADVCVTLGALLLLFAPRRRKRGF, encoded by the coding sequence ATGCCCACGGTGCTCGTGCCCTTGCTGATGGCCTTTGACCAGATCCTCAAGCTCTGGGCCCTGGAGAACCTCTCCCCGGTGCCGAAGCCCCTCCTGGGCGACCTCCTTTACCTGACCCTCGTGCATAACAGTGGGGCGGGCTTTGGCCTTTTGCAGGGGAAAGCCCCCCTCCTCGGGTGGCTGAGCCTTTCGGTGGGGACGGTCCTCCTCTACCTCCTCGCAAGCCGCCGCTACCCCTTAGGCCAAGCCCTCGCCCTCTCCCTCATCGCCGCCGGGGCCTTGGGGAACGGGATAGACCGCCTGGGCCGGGGGTGGGTGGTGGACTACCTGGACCTGGGCACCTCCATCCCCCTCATCGCCCAGTTCCCCGTCTTCAACCTGGCGGATGTTTGCGTGACGCTCGGGGCGCTCCTTCTCCTCTTCGCCCCCAGGCGGCGAAAAAGAGGATTCTAA
- a CDS encoding diacylglycerol/lipid kinase family protein codes for MERWVIVNPAAGRGKVGRLSGAILRAARERGAKAFLTEGPGHATELAQRAPEGARVVAVGGDGTVHEVLRGIAGTEKVLGVVPIGSGNDFARMLGLRGLPWPLALEHALLAPEEAVDLCRVNGEPFGASLGVGFDALVAQKALSAPPFLRGMPRYLYALFAVLKELRLPEGRLLLDGQEVYQGPLLLLAAMNGPAYGGGIPIAPMADPQDGLLSVVLAKRFSRPGVVFILPRLLLGRHLSHPQVEAFSAKAVELDFPYPVPAHADGELLPEARVYRATVEPLGLKVVGRRAGAKGRKPLLRPLEAS; via the coding sequence GTGGAACGTTGGGTCATCGTGAACCCGGCGGCGGGCCGGGGCAAGGTGGGGAGGCTTTCTGGGGCCATCTTAAGGGCCGCCCGGGAAAGGGGCGCCAAGGCCTTCCTCACCGAAGGCCCAGGCCACGCCACGGAACTCGCCCAACGGGCCCCCGAGGGTGCGCGGGTGGTGGCCGTGGGGGGGGACGGCACGGTCCACGAGGTGCTCCGGGGCATAGCCGGCACGGAAAAGGTTCTCGGGGTGGTGCCCATTGGGAGCGGGAACGATTTCGCCCGCATGCTAGGCCTAAGGGGGCTTCCCTGGCCTTTGGCTTTGGAGCACGCCCTCCTCGCCCCCGAGGAGGCGGTGGACCTCTGCCGGGTCAACGGGGAGCCCTTTGGCGCCTCCTTGGGCGTGGGCTTTGACGCCCTGGTGGCCCAAAAGGCCCTTTCCGCCCCCCCCTTCCTCCGGGGGATGCCCCGCTACCTCTACGCCCTCTTTGCCGTGCTCAAGGAGCTCCGGCTACCCGAGGGGCGGCTTCTTTTGGACGGGCAGGAGGTCTACCAAGGCCCCCTGTTGCTCCTCGCCGCCATGAACGGCCCCGCTTACGGGGGCGGCATCCCCATCGCCCCCATGGCCGACCCCCAGGACGGGCTCCTCTCCGTGGTCCTGGCCAAGCGCTTTTCCCGGCCCGGGGTGGTTTTCATCCTGCCCAGGCTCCTTTTGGGCCGGCACCTCTCCCATCCCCAGGTGGAAGCCTTTTCGGCGAAGGCGGTGGAGCTGGACTTCCCCTACCCCGTGCCTGCCCATGCCGACGGGGAGCTTTTGCCGGAGGCGAGGGTGTACCGGGCCACGGTGGAGCCCTTGGGCCTTAAGGTGGTGGGCCGCCGGGCCGGGGCAAAGGGGCGTAAGCCCCTCCTGCGCCCTTTGGAGGCTTCCTAG
- a CDS encoding aldehyde ferredoxin oxidoreductase family protein encodes MLGGYAHRIARIDLTSGKVEYFAPDPKDLEMYVGGRGLGVKYVFENGPQVDPFSPDNLLAIMNGPLSGTRAKMSGRLAVVTKSPLTGTVTDSHMGGWTAAKLKWAGFDGLLIKGASEKPVYLLVKDGEVTLHDASDLWGKTTHEVHRILRERHGEEADVMAIGPAGENRVRFANWINNDERAAGRGGTGAVAGSKRLKAIVVVGKQEQMPQPKDPELWREADRLASATINDPKNVTAPKKGGLSLYGTNVLMNITNVMGALPTFNAQHTCIDGVQAISGEYIREHRLVKDNTCHACPVACKKMVEVHINGKTIRFESYEYESAWALGAQAGHTDTDWTGYAIYLCNAYGMDTIEAGNAIAVLMEATEKGYYTGEDGLRFGDKEGEIRILEAIALRKGVGDMLAEGPARFAKAIGHPEISLEVKGQSIPAYDPRGLKGMGIAYATSNRGACHLRAYTPASEILGVPYKTDPLAWEGKGKLTKLFQDLSAFTDSLDLCKFSQFAEGPEEYAKQLAAYWGRPVSPEEILQIGERIYNLERYYNNLAGWAEGSDYLPKRFLEEPSDCAGSKGQRAELDLMLEEYYRERGWEKGVVPRAKLAELGILSQAADD; translated from the coding sequence ATGCTTGGAGGATATGCCCATAGGATTGCCCGTATTGACCTCACGAGCGGCAAGGTGGAGTACTTCGCCCCCGACCCCAAGGACCTGGAGATGTACGTGGGGGGCCGGGGCCTTGGGGTGAAGTACGTGTTTGAGAACGGCCCCCAGGTGGACCCCTTTAGCCCGGACAACCTCCTGGCCATCATGAACGGCCCCCTCTCCGGTACCCGGGCCAAGATGTCGGGGCGGCTCGCCGTGGTCACCAAAAGCCCCCTCACGGGCACGGTCACGGACAGCCACATGGGGGGCTGGACCGCCGCCAAACTAAAGTGGGCGGGGTTTGACGGCCTCCTCATCAAGGGGGCCTCGGAGAAGCCCGTCTACCTCCTGGTCAAGGACGGGGAGGTGACCCTCCACGACGCCAGCGACCTCTGGGGCAAGACCACCCACGAGGTGCACCGCATCCTCCGCGAGCGGCACGGGGAGGAGGCGGACGTGATGGCCATCGGCCCCGCCGGGGAGAACCGGGTGCGCTTCGCCAACTGGATCAACAACGACGAGCGGGCGGCGGGCCGGGGGGGCACTGGGGCGGTGGCGGGGAGCAAGCGGCTCAAGGCCATCGTGGTGGTGGGCAAGCAGGAGCAGATGCCCCAGCCCAAGGACCCCGAGCTTTGGCGGGAGGCGGACCGGCTGGCCTCCGCCACCATCAACGACCCCAAGAACGTCACCGCCCCCAAGAAGGGCGGGCTTTCCCTCTACGGCACCAACGTTCTCATGAACATCACCAACGTCATGGGGGCCCTGCCCACCTTCAACGCCCAGCACACCTGCATAGACGGCGTGCAGGCCATCTCCGGGGAGTACATCCGGGAGCACCGCCTCGTCAAGGACAACACCTGCCACGCCTGCCCCGTGGCCTGCAAGAAGATGGTGGAGGTCCACATCAACGGCAAGACCATCCGCTTTGAGTCCTACGAGTACGAGTCCGCCTGGGCCCTGGGGGCCCAGGCCGGGCACACGGACACCGACTGGACGGGCTACGCCATCTACCTCTGCAACGCCTACGGCATGGACACCATTGAGGCGGGCAACGCCATCGCCGTCCTCATGGAGGCCACGGAGAAGGGCTACTACACCGGGGAGGACGGCCTCCGCTTCGGGGACAAGGAAGGGGAGATCCGCATCCTCGAGGCCATCGCCCTCCGCAAGGGGGTGGGGGACATGCTGGCGGAAGGCCCGGCCCGCTTCGCCAAAGCCATCGGTCACCCGGAGATCTCCTTGGAGGTGAAGGGCCAGTCCATCCCCGCCTACGACCCCCGGGGCCTCAAGGGCATGGGCATCGCCTACGCCACCTCCAACCGCGGGGCCTGCCACCTTAGGGCCTACACCCCCGCCTCGGAGATCCTGGGGGTGCCCTACAAGACCGATCCCTTGGCCTGGGAGGGCAAGGGCAAGCTCACCAAGCTCTTCCAAGACCTTTCCGCCTTCACCGACTCCCTGGACCTCTGCAAGTTCAGCCAGTTCGCCGAAGGGCCCGAGGAGTACGCCAAGCAGCTCGCCGCCTACTGGGGCCGCCCGGTGAGCCCGGAGGAGATCCTGCAGATTGGCGAGCGCATCTACAACCTGGAGCGCTACTACAACAACCTGGCGGGCTGGGCCGAGGGCTCGGACTACCTGCCCAAGCGCTTCCTGGAGGAGCCCTCGGACTGCGCCGGCTCCAAGGGGCAACGCGCGGAGCTGGACCTCATGCTGGAGGAGTACTACCGGGAGCGGGGCTGGGAAAAGGGCGTGGTGCCCAGGGCGAAGCTCGCCGAGCTCGGCATCCTCTCCCAAGCGGCGGACGATTAA
- a CDS encoding AI-2E family transporter — MREAFAKVWENPYVRVLVYLLLLFLLYRLLARAWPALSVLLFAFAFAYLFHPLVRFFEGLRLPRALGVALVYLLLGLFLGLASFLTAQTVLELSRLAQELPRLLDPLFAWLLSLPDRVRAVPVPEGLSPILAEASRNLQGLLQGFLETLVRWFQALLSQGGNLLGFFTGLLGGIFQLFTALALSIYLLYDLPRLGRAFLLAFPEPYQPLVAELAAKLDRSVGGYIRGQLLVAFLVGLIVGVGLWFVGVPLAASLGFLAGVFNLIPFVGVIVSGVPALLLAATGGWLKVLLALLVLWLANQLEGNLFGPFIVGRATRLHPVTAIAAILTGASLFGLWGALLGVPAAAFLKVLLEDYYKGSRFYREG; from the coding sequence ATGCGCGAGGCCTTCGCCAAGGTCTGGGAAAACCCCTACGTGCGGGTTCTGGTCTACCTCCTCCTCCTTTTCCTCCTCTACCGCCTCCTGGCCCGGGCCTGGCCCGCCCTTTCCGTCCTCCTCTTCGCCTTCGCCTTCGCGTACCTTTTCCACCCCTTGGTGCGTTTCTTTGAGGGCCTCCGCCTCCCCCGGGCTTTGGGGGTGGCCTTGGTCTACCTTCTTTTAGGGCTTTTCCTGGGGCTTGCCTCCTTCCTCACCGCCCAAACGGTCCTGGAGTTGTCCCGCCTGGCCCAGGAGCTACCCCGCCTTCTGGACCCCTTGTTCGCCTGGCTCCTCTCCCTCCCCGACCGGGTGCGGGCGGTGCCGGTGCCCGAGGGCCTGAGCCCCATCCTCGCCGAGGCCAGCCGCAACCTGCAGGGGCTCCTCCAGGGCTTCTTGGAAACCCTCGTCCGCTGGTTTCAGGCCCTCCTTTCTCAAGGGGGCAATCTCCTGGGCTTTTTCACCGGTCTCCTGGGCGGCATCTTCCAGCTCTTCACCGCCCTCGCCCTTTCCATTTACCTCCTCTACGACCTGCCCCGCCTGGGCCGGGCCTTCCTCCTGGCCTTCCCCGAGCCCTACCAGCCCCTGGTGGCGGAGCTCGCCGCCAAGCTGGACCGGAGCGTGGGGGGGTATATCCGGGGCCAGCTCCTCGTGGCCTTCTTGGTGGGCCTCATCGTGGGGGTGGGGCTTTGGTTCGTGGGGGTGCCGTTGGCGGCCAGCCTGGGCTTTTTGGCGGGGGTGTTCAACCTCATCCCCTTCGTGGGGGTGATCGTCTCCGGGGTGCCCGCCCTGCTCCTCGCCGCCACCGGGGGCTGGCTCAAGGTCCTCCTCGCCCTTCTGGTCCTATGGCTCGCCAACCAGCTGGAGGGGAACCTCTTCGGCCCCTTCATCGTGGGCCGGGCCACGAGGCTCCACCCGGTGACGGCCATCGCCGCCATCCTTACCGGGGCGAGCCTCTTTGGCCTTTGGGGTGCCCTTTTGGGGGTGCCCGCCGCCGCCTTCTTGAAGGTCCTCCTGGAGGACTACTACAAAGGGAGCCGTTTTTACCGGGAGGGCTAA
- a CDS encoding histidine phosphatase family protein, which yields MGLLAHFLQGPHPKTSLLLTRAGPVENPHHLLHSHPGLPLSGEGREALHRLVPLLKRYPLVQVYAADSLAEGEAAALLGEALGIPYALLPALRERRWGAWEGLSFAEVEARYPEVVRAWLADEAGFAPPLGESLREAWARGKEAVKELLRRHWGQAILVVGNCTVNRAALSLALPLPPEEGLRLEQDYARLTAVDFYGEEGVVKALNLDPCP from the coding sequence ATGGGCCTTCTCGCCCACTTCCTCCAAGGGCCCCACCCCAAGACCTCCCTCCTCCTCACCCGGGCCGGGCCGGTGGAAAACCCCCACCACCTCCTCCATAGCCACCCGGGCCTCCCCCTCTCCGGGGAGGGAAGAGAGGCGCTCCACAGGCTTGTTCCCCTCCTAAAGCGCTACCCCTTGGTCCAGGTCTACGCCGCCGATAGCCTGGCCGAAGGGGAGGCGGCGGCCCTTTTGGGGGAGGCGCTCGGAATCCCTTATGCCCTCCTCCCCGCCCTTCGGGAAAGGCGCTGGGGGGCTTGGGAAGGGCTCAGCTTCGCCGAGGTGGAGGCCCGCTACCCCGAGGTGGTGCGGGCCTGGCTAGCGGACGAGGCGGGCTTCGCCCCGCCCTTGGGGGAGAGCCTGCGGGAAGCGTGGGCGCGGGGGAAGGAGGCGGTAAAGGAGCTTTTACGCAGGCACTGGGGCCAGGCCATCCTGGTGGTGGGGAACTGCACGGTCAACCGCGCCGCCTTAAGCCTCGCCCTCCCCCTTCCCCCGGAGGAGGGCCTAAGGCTAGAGCAGGACTACGCCCGGCTCACCGCGGTGGACTTCTACGGGGAAGAAGGGGTGGTGAAGGCCCTCAACCTGGACCCTTGTCCCTAG
- a CDS encoding M23 family metallopeptidase, which yields MGWKPGHYLLLVLALYALVVTWGFSSRGRQLALLRQEVAAAKAQALWAPEGYRLPLPGACLPTRPENLPNAPRPYRKGVNAGFVFQGGDACVPVVRGMGVVAAASGEVVKVDLDYQEPSPEAFQALLERVREGAGPEEMDVLRGLEVWVRHPDGRTSVYGHLLAPYRGLKVGSRLHRGDPLGYVGNTGLQGGAPRLLLEVWEGEPDRGRFLFQGLVGEALLRQAKAFFGLE from the coding sequence ATGGGGTGGAAGCCGGGGCATTACCTTCTCCTGGTCCTTGCCCTCTACGCCTTGGTGGTCACCTGGGGCTTTTCCTCCCGGGGGCGGCAGCTTGCCCTCCTCCGCCAGGAGGTGGCCGCCGCCAAGGCCCAGGCCCTCTGGGCCCCCGAGGGCTACCGCCTGCCCCTTCCCGGGGCTTGCCTCCCCACCCGGCCCGAGAACCTGCCCAACGCCCCCCGCCCCTACCGCAAGGGGGTGAACGCCGGCTTCGTCTTCCAAGGGGGGGATGCCTGCGTGCCCGTGGTGCGGGGCATGGGGGTGGTGGCGGCGGCCAGCGGGGAGGTGGTGAAGGTGGACCTGGACTACCAAGAACCCTCTCCGGAGGCTTTCCAGGCCCTTCTGGAGCGGGTTAGGGAAGGGGCGGGCCCCGAGGAGATGGACGTGTTGAGGGGCCTCGAGGTCTGGGTCCGCCACCCCGACGGCCGCACCTCGGTCTACGGCCACCTCCTTGCCCCCTACCGGGGCCTAAAGGTGGGAAGCCGCCTCCACCGGGGTGACCCCTTGGGCTACGTGGGGAATACCGGCCTCCAGGGCGGGGCCCCCAGGCTTCTCTTGGAGGTCTGGGAAGGCGAGCCCGACCGGGGCCGTTTCCTCTTCCAGGGCCTTGTGGGCGAGGCCCTTTTGCGCCAGGCCAAGGCCTTCTTCGGCCTAGAATAG
- a CDS encoding histone deacetylase, producing MRAYTTAHLSFSLPEGHPFPLYKYGGVAEALKGLLPILPAPEVPREALYLAHEGEYLAKLFTQGLTREESLRLGLPFSQALLQRALHAAGGTLRAAEDALEEGLGLNLAGGTHHAFPGRAEGYSLFNDVAVAIHWLRAKRGFGGRVLVVDLDAHQGNGTAVFFQSDPLVFTLSLHGERNYPLKKERSDLDVGLPDGVGDEAYLSALEAALEVAQDFRPGLVFYNAGVDVLKGDRFGRLALSPEGVRRRDLAVFRFVKRLGVPLVVVMGGGYNRDPALTVAAHAETYRLALSSLA from the coding sequence GTGCGGGCTTACACCACGGCCCACCTCTCCTTCTCCTTGCCTGAGGGGCACCCCTTTCCCCTCTACAAGTACGGGGGGGTGGCGGAGGCCCTAAAGGGGCTTCTTCCCATCCTCCCCGCCCCCGAGGTGCCGAGGGAGGCGCTTTACCTGGCCCATGAGGGGGAGTACTTGGCAAAGCTCTTCACCCAAGGCCTTACCCGGGAGGAGTCCCTGCGCTTGGGGCTTCCCTTTAGCCAAGCCCTCCTCCAAAGGGCCCTCCACGCCGCTGGGGGGACCCTAAGGGCGGCGGAGGACGCCTTGGAGGAGGGCCTTGGGCTTAACCTTGCGGGGGGTACCCACCACGCCTTCCCGGGCCGGGCCGAAGGGTATAGCCTCTTCAACGACGTGGCCGTGGCCATCCACTGGCTAAGGGCCAAGCGGGGCTTTGGGGGGCGGGTCTTGGTGGTGGACCTGGACGCCCACCAGGGGAACGGCACCGCCGTCTTTTTCCAGAGCGACCCCCTGGTTTTCACCCTTTCCCTCCACGGGGAGCGGAACTACCCCCTGAAAAAGGAGCGGAGCGACCTGGACGTGGGCCTGCCCGACGGGGTGGGGGACGAGGCCTACCTGAGCGCCCTCGAGGCCGCCCTCGAGGTGGCCCAGGACTTCCGCCCCGGCCTCGTCTTCTACAACGCCGGGGTGGACGTCCTGAAGGGGGACCGTTTCGGCCGCCTGGCCTTAAGCCCCGAAGGGGTGAGGCGGCGGGACCTCGCCGTCTTCCGCTTCGTGAAGAGGCTCGGCGTGCCCTTGGTGGTGGTCATGGGCGGGGGGTATAACCGGGACCCCGCCCTCACCGTGGCCGCCCATGCGGAGACCTACCGCCTGGCCCTAAGCTCCTTGGCGTAG